In a single window of the Trichoderma breve strain T069 chromosome 6, whole genome shotgun sequence genome:
- a CDS encoding glycosyl hydrolase family 47 domain-containing protein has protein sequence MLPIVRVRGYAWVALIATLLLIYFWSSSSVSPSPPPVPNWRTPKYNSYFWKTLPVHYPPKSIRPLPTTSPVKYPKIQTSFAKESPTARKTRQARQLAVKDVFSKCWASYKEHAWTADELAPVSGGKKNPFGGWAATLVDSLDTLWIMGMKPEFDDAVTAAHAIDFTKTALDEVNVFETNIRYLGGFLSAYDLSGDSRLLDKAVEVGEMLYKAFDTPNRMPITRWDIHAAMDGKKQEAHPSVLVAEIGSLSMEFTRLSLITRDPKWFDAVQRIMDGMAAQQKSTALPGLWPLVVSAQSEIYNVGDAFTMGAMADSVYEYLPKMSALIGGQLPIYQEMYELAATTATKHNLFRPMTPKNDDILISGTVKADKGTVVSLDPQGQHLVCFLGGLMALGGKMFNRPQDVSAATKLVDGCIWTYKALPHGIMPETFHMLPCPSASASCQWDEAAWKKEVLRRASDPGSSTADDIIKRDRLPPGFTSIPDRRYILRPEAIESVFVLYRATGRPDLVESAWDMFTAVNSTTSTALANSAVWDVTLPSDQLPDRSDSMESFWLGETLKYFYLVFSEPNTINLDEYVFNTEAHPFKRLIR, from the coding sequence ATGCTGCCCATCGTCCGAGTCAGAGGCTACGCCTGGGTCGCTCTCATCgccaccctcctcctcatctaCTTCTGGAGCTCCTCGTCTGTCTCCCCATCGCCTCCCCCAGTTCCAAACTGGCGCACTCCTAAATACAACTCCTACTTCTGGAAGACCCTCCCGGTACACTATCCGCCAAAGTCAATCCGCCCGCTGCCAACCACATCCCCGGTCAAGTATCCCAAGATCCAGACGTCATTCGCCAAGGAGTCGCCAACCGCGCGCAAGACTCGCCAAGCTCGCCAGCTCGCCGTGAAAGACGTCTTTTCCAAATGCTGGGCCTCGTACAAGGAGCACGCATGGACCGCGGACGAGTTGGCGCCCGTCTCGGGGGGCAAGAAGAATCCCTTTGGCGGCTGGGCCGCTACGCTGGTGGATTCGCTCGACACCCTCTGGATCATGGGCATGAAGCCCGAGTTTGACGACGCCGTGACTGCCGCCCACGCCATTGACTTTACCAAAACCGCCCTCGACGAGGTCAACGTCTTTGAAACCAACATTCGCTACCTGGGCGGCTTCCTATCCGCATACGACCTCAGCGGCGACTCCCGCCTGCTGgacaaggccgtcgaggtCGGCGAGATGCTCTACAAGGCTTTCGACACGCCCAACCGCATGCCCATCACCAGGTGGGACATCCACGCCGCCATGGACggcaagaagcaggaggCCCATCCCAGCGTGCTGGTAGCCGAAATCGGCAGCCTGTCCATGGAATTCACGCGCCTGTCCCTCATCACGCGCGACCCCAAGTGGTTCGATGCCGTGCAGCGCATCATGGACGGCATGGCGGCCCAGCAGAAATCGACGGCGCTGCCGGGGCTCTGGCCGCTTGTCGTCAGCGCGCAGAGCGAGATTTACAACGTCGGCGATGCGTTTACCATGGGCGCCATGGCGGACAGCGTCTACGAGTATCTGCCCAAGATGTCGGCCTTGATCGGGGGCCAGCTGCCCATCTACCAGGAGATGTACGAGCTCGCAGCCACAACAGCGACCAAGCACAACCTGTTCCGACCCATGACGCCAAAGAACGACGACATTCTCATCTCGGGCACGGTAAAGGCAGATAAGGGCACCGTCGTCAGTCTTGATCCCCAAGGCCAGCACCTGGTGTGCTTCCTCGGCGGCCTGATGGCCCTCGGAGGCAAAATGTTCAACCGCCCCCAGGACGTATCCGCAGCCACCAAGCTCGTCGACGGCTGCATCTGGACATACAAGGCCCTCCCGCACGGCATCATGCCCGAAACATTCCACATGCTGCCCTGcccctccgcctccgcctcctgtCAGTGGGACGAGGCCgcctggaagaaggaagtCCTCCGCCGCGCCAGCGACCCGGGCTCCTCCACCgccgacgacatcatcaagcgAGACCGCCTCCCTCCGGGCTTCACCTCCATCCCCGACCGCCGCTACATCCTCCGCCCGGAGGCCATCGAGAGCGTCTTCGTGCTCTACCGCGCCACGGGCCGCCCCGACCTCGTCGAGTCCGCGTGGGACATGTTCACCGCAGTCAACTCCACGACGAGCACCGCGCTCGCAAACTCCGCCGTCTGGGATGTTACACTTCCTAGTGACCAGCTGCCTGACCGGTCGGATTCGATGGAGTCGTTTTGGCTGGGCGAGACGCTCAAGTACTTCTACCTCGTGTTTAGTGAGCCGAATACGATTAACTTGGATGAATACGTGTTTAATACAGAGGCGCATCCGTTTAAGAGGCTTATACGGTGA